The window AGGCTCTGGTGGTGAAGGGGCAGATAGAGGGACGCACCTTTCTGGCTTATCCCGATGCTTTGCGTGACGAATGTCTCCATGACAACGCACTCCATGACGACAGCTTCCAAGGCGACACTGAAGGGCGGTAGGACAGACAAGCTAATATCTATCTGTCAGTTCAATctataataaatcaataatttaTGATTTCACATCCATCTCAGGGGAAGGAAACCCGAGTCatcattcttcttctcctctatCAGTGAGGCTTCTGATTCTCCTCCTCTAACAGTGAGGCTTTGTCCCAATCCCAACGCCCCCCCTAAACCCCGAGCCCCTCAGGGACGCACTGAGGTCACCATGTCAGAGGTTGAgtgagagtctgtgagggctttaaatggtTGTAAATATGAAGGGACATCACTTTGCGCCCACATatcacgtcaccatgacaacagcaaTAATTATGATTTATGACTGAGGCTATTATCTTACTACTTTTCACTCTCTAATTTGAACATATTTCAGACTCTTTCCTCATTAAATGAGTACAGACGAATGAAAAGTTGAATTATGAATGTAAATTCTGCTCTCAAACAGACGTAACGTTACCGGGGGAAGGCGCGTCGGGCTGCTCTCTGAGATGAAGCTGATCGTCTGGTGCTGGAGCTcattgtatataatatataatattcataaATCCTCCGCCATTGTTgcctgttgctgaggtgaaGTGGGCGGGCGAGTCACATCTGGGCCTTTTGACTGGTCCCGGCGGACACGAGTCCACAATTCCAGACAAGAATGTATATTGAGAAAGGGCCTTCTTCTCTCCTTACAAtgatgcttcttcttcttcattttctaCTGTCATGTAGAaaggcttttttcttctctcctcccccagaAGGTGGTTGGACATGCAGCTCCTCCACGCCTGTGATTCCACCATCATGGAGTGGATGAAGCTGGTATCAGAGGTCCTGCAGCAGGACTCATCTCAGCTGGTTCTGGATGGACAGGAGCCTCTTCCCTCAGCGGAGTTTAACTTCTGGAGGAGCAGACTGAGGAACCTGCACTTCATCCAGCAGCAGGTCCGTAATCATTTCTATCTTCTACTATTATATTGTTTTCTATTAATCTAGTGAAGGTTTCTGCTCAGCTGATGAGTAGCAGAGCTCAGCAGGTGTTGTCCATTGCTCAGAGTGCAGAGAGCGTCTACTTTTCCAGTCTGAAGGACCTTCACACAGACATCCAGAAAGGTAATGTCTTCATCAGGTGGGCAGAGCCTCATGAGAGCACCTGTTTCCTGAGCACACCTGTTTCTTTCAGGTCTGGACGAGGCTGAAGACGTCACCAGGAACCTGAAACCTGTCCAGGAGAAGCTGGACGAACTTCAGCAGATGGAGTACCAGCAGGTACCACAGGGCTGGCTGTGACATCACCGCTCCGTGTGACATCACTGCTCCGTCTGTGATTGGCAGGTGGGGGACAACATGGctgccgtgatggaggaggTGCGACTGGTGTGGATCAAGTCTGAGTTCTACTGTTCTACTAGAGTTGTGGTCCTGCTGCAGGAGATCTGCACCCTGTTCATACAGatggtaagacacacacacacacacacacgcacacacacacacatcacatgctGTCaatgcccctccccctcttgcAGAGCAGGAGCTTCCTGCATGGAGAGGACTTGATGAGACCTGTGGGGTCAGAACTTGGTCAGAAGATGGATGATGTCACTCTGGTGATCTGGACCCTTAAGAGCCTCAAAGAGGCCTTTAGGCTGTGCAGAACCCAGCTGGAGGACCAGAGACAGGTAGACCCGATCCCACCAGGTCTGTATCTCTCCTgtggagagagaaggacagagaaGACCTCCACAGGAGCGTTAGGGACAGAGCGGTCAGGTGGGCTGATCTCAGCCGTGTGTTGGATTCCTATTTAGGGCTGTCAAGATATCCAATATTTGCTGTGCGATTATTACATTTATTGCGGTTtgtgatattattgcaattttcagaccactTATGGCACCAACGCAATGACAATATACCAGCATAGTGATACAAGAAcgctttcaaagaacaaagaacgttttattcgttttaatagttagacattagaatcggaatgtgaaaaaaatatccTAAATAATAAGTGTGGGGACACGGAGCGGGTCTGGTTGGTCCGCTGCGGTCGGTCAGCGGAACGCGAGGCGGCTCGGTGCCGCTGACAACCGGCCGGCCGAAGAGCTGAACGAGCGTCCGGAGGAAGCGACAGCGTCCAGCCTAAAGGCTCCGTCGTGTTTCTAAACCAAACCGGCTGCTTCGCCTTATCGGCTCTCTTCTCTCATTCGGCTTGAAGCACAAAGGTTCCACTTGGACTTTATCCTGATTGTCTGTAGATGAAAAAGAACCCTTCAACCCTCCGGTTGGAGgcgctgcctaagccccgcccccgacaaTGGAATCAGACGAGGTCGCGATCGACTAACGTGTCGGTGACGTTcatttaaatggaaatgaataTCGCACCAACAGCTAATGAGCGCACTCATTTTCCTACATAGTGCAATAAGTCAATATGTTGTGTATCGCTTAGAACACTGTACTCCCATGATGCCTGAGctttgtctctgctgcaggacggaGACACTCTGAGCTGGGACTTTCCTTCACACCTGGTCTTCTTCAGGCTGGACCActtcctgctccacctgcagggcatccaggtacacacatgcatacgtGCAAACGCTTCTCCTCaactcttctttcctcctcgcctcctttcctccctcctctttcttcctcttctccatcctctccccacgcctcctcctccctcaaggAGGTGTTCAGTGTCAGCCAGCAGCTGCATCAGTTGGAGTGGACGGTGCTGTCTGGTGTTGGAGGCCGGACGAGGACTGATATGGTCCAGGAGGTGTATCAGGACTTCCTGTGTCATGTGACGGTTCTGAGTGACCTCAACTGTGACCCCAGCGACCCTGACGACCAGGTGAGACTACTGAGATGTGTGACGATCTTCCTTTTGGATCCTTAGCTGTGtgcgagtcctcctcctctcctcagagcTTCCTCAAGCACCGGAGTCAGTTCTGGGTTCAGGTGTCGGACCTGGAGACACGGCTGGTGTCGGTCCTCAGCAGAGCCTTTGTGGACTgctgcgtctcctcctccggagAAAAGGTACCGGGTCTACTCTGACACGGTAcaggtctggtctggtctgatTCAATCTGGTCTCCTTTGTTTCAGCTGGTGAAGATGTTTGGGTTCATCCTGGACCGTCCCCTGATCCATGATCAGCTGCGTCCTCACCTGGTCCGCCTGGAGGAGATggtcctggaggagctggatcaGATCGAGCAGCTGTTCTTCAGTCAGAGAGAAGAGTCAGACACATTCTGCATGTTCACTCCGTCTCATGCAGCCCGACTCTGCTGGAGTCAGCAGCTCAGGCGGAGAGCTGAGACCACTCTGAACCACCACAGGACTCTCCAACAGCTGTAAGGCCACATTCTCCTGTGTTCAGGTACCTGGACCTGGTCTCTGTGTAGTGCTCAGGTACCTGGACACAAGCTGTCTCTGCAATGGGACGCTCCGGCCTAcagggggacttcctgcttgcgtcatcgACATTACCTCCGCTCctcctgttgcctagcaacctgcttaacagtaaaacacaaatgtatAAAATACAGGTAGAGAAGATAATCTTCTTCTTTCATTGACTTTAGAAAgatctgcttctcctccagagcaTCATATATTTCAGTCTGAGCTTAAATGgttatttaaatcaaatcagTTAAAGCGGTCAGTAAAATCAACTTGCATTCTTCATAGTGTCACTTTAATATTCCAGCAACATCATAAACATAAAAATTGCTCTATCTCGTAATTTGTAATGCGGTAGAAAATTGTTTCCCCTTCCGCTCTCTAAACCAAACACACCTGGCTGTATTCAGGTGACGTCTAAATGTTACATCATCAATATTACATCACAAGCATTTCAGCAATATTGTGACATAAAGGAGATTTAATTGTGATCCGTTTCAAGTTAGTGGAATGGCTGCAACAAAAGTAATAATGCAACTcaaggcagaggagattccatcaatagtcaataaaaacaacaaacacattcattatcGTGTATGAAaggactttttattttcataacacAAGCTATTTTAACTAACTTAATgtctgagctgcagcagctgaacgTCACACACAACGTTCAccagcttcctcctgctccataaaacacaactaaatgtacatttattttactatCACACCActaaacaaaaggagcaaagcatgTTGTGTTCAGGGACCTGAACtcttgtgttgtgttcagggaccTGGATTCAGGTGACTCCTACCTGGTCCTACAGAGGTTCTATCACATTGAGGATCTTCTGCAGGACTTCGAGGACAGACTGCGGTCCGACTGGAGTTCTCAGCTGGACTCTGACTGTGGATTCATCCTGGAGCAACCGGTCATACAGAACAACCAGCAAGGCATGCTGGGAGTTAACTGCAGCCACAAGGTCAGTCTGATTGGCTGAAACTAATCAAGGCTCATCATACTTTACCTGGAGTccactcacgtgtgtgtgtgtgtgtagctgcaggTGGTGTTGAGGGAGCTCCGGTATGTGAGCAGGAAGACAGACGTAAAGCTCCGCCCTTCTGCTGCCCGACTCTTCACCTTCAGAGATGACATCACAAGGAACTACCTGAGCCTGAGTCACATGGTGTCCTGTTACAAGCAGGTACACGGCCCCTCAGGTAAATCCctgtgaagaggaagacgaaggTCAGGTGACGGATTGTGGTCTTCCTTCAGGTGGTGAGTGGCGTCCTGCCAGCGGAGCTTTCTCTGATCCAGGATCAGCTGCAGGTCCTGGGCCTGAACCAGAATCTGTCAGAGCTGCAGAGATACACCTGGGGCAGCGAAGGTGAGACACACGATGATCTCGTTGTCTAGGTCTCCAGTCTCACCGCACACTATCTGTACGATGTGTGTTCAGgtttgcagcagcaggtggagcagaGCAGAGACACGGTGTTGCTCCTCCACTCCAGAGTGAGCCAGGCCCGAGCCAACATGGACTCCATGACACGCATCATACAGGTCGGTGAGTCTCTAAGCACCCTTCTTGTATCTCCAGTAGTCTCACTTCAGCACCTGCTGCTTGTCCTGCAGGGTTGGGCAGAGCTTCACCTCCTGCAGCGCTCAGGTGAGTCACTGCTGGAGCTCGGAGATGTGGAGCAGAGCTACAAACAcatcagagaggagggagaggagctgctcaGGTTAACACAGGTAGGTACCAGCttgagggggcggggggaggagcaggagctgaTGCCTCTGCTGCTGTGTTCTCAGGTGAACAGGAGCCTGTACGGAGTTGAAGACTCCTCTGATTCTTGGAACATGTATCTGGACCACCTGGATGACAAAGTCCTGGATGGACTGTTCCAGCTGGTGCTCAGATCCCTGCACTTCCTGTTGGACCACATGGACCCGCGGGTACACACATCCAAGCAGAGCTCTTCAACCTGCAAACTTGTCGCTGTCCAGTGAAATTTACCATTTTGGAATCAAAATAGGTCATCGACGTGATTCGTTTAGAGTTCCTGACATCAGGAGGTGAACTCACCTCTTAATGAAACTAGTTAGCTGTTATTTAATCAAAATAGACAGATATATAGAAAGATgctgaaataacaaaacaatgcagatttagaaaaagtgtgaactcatgtttgttttttacttttaaaatgctTATTTTCTGAATGCACACGGTGCAAAGCTACGCTGAAACCATCCATCAACATAACGCCAATACTCCACTGGTACTAGAATGCATCTCCCCTTAGTTTCCCCATGTCTTTGTTGCGTGTACAGAGCTGCAGTGCATTTCTCACGGTCAGTCTGAGgctgcaggaaacaggaagtgtgttTGAGCCGTCGGTGGGCGTCGGCCTCTCGGACCTCCTGCAGACCGTCATCTCTGACATTTACACAGCGGCCAGTCTGCCATTGAGGATCTCTGGGAGTCGCCACAGCAACTACCAGGTGACTGACATCACACACTCGGTCCTTTGGAGGCTGCGGTTTCTTCCTTTCCttgtctgtccgtctctctgttaGGTGTCCCTGCAGCAGAGTTTGGATCTCTCTGCactggaacaggaagtgaagaatcgcctgcagcaggtgagggaggaggcggagcttctgtTGACAAGGCTGGACAGGTACTCGTACCTTTGGCTGAGCGACAGGAAGCGGGTGATGGAGGAGTTTCTGACCTACAGCAGACCGCTGGGACctgaggagctggaggcgggaGAGACCCCGCCCACCCTAAATGACTTCCTGAGAGAGGTGAGACACACCTGAGCAGAGGTGGTGACCCAGCAGGTTGTCAGTGACCTGCAAGTGTTCTAGATGTGCCTGTGTTTCAGATCAATTCTCTCAACACACTGAGGGAAGAGGTGACTCACTTGGATGACGTCGTCCTTCTGCACAGCTGGCTGCAGGTGGACCTCCGAGCCTTCAAAGACTCGCTGCTGTCAGTTGTACACAAATGGAGACACCTGTACACAGATTACCTGCTGGACTCAGTCAGTGACCGGTAAACCCACCTCAGACCTACTGAACCAGGCTAAATGAAACCACCCAGAGTCTGATTGTGAAGAccaaggactgtgtgtgtgtgtgtgtgtgtgtgtgtagtctgcAGCAGGTGACTCCCCAATGTGATGATGTAGAGTCTGCCTCTTCGTCCAGCTTCCCTCTGACAGAAACCATCATCCTGCTGGAAGCTGCAGGAGTCCAGCTGCCTGACAGGTTCTTCTTCTAGCTCATAGTTGCAGAGCTGATGCCCTGGGGAGGAAACGGCTGGAGACAACTGGACCACTCGAGTCATTGTGACGATTAAAAGTTCACTTCTGATGACTAATTGGTTTACTGGCGTTAGTTTGCAGCAGGTAACCTCAGTCCTGATGTTCAACCTGTCAGACGTCTCTGAGACAGACAGGAGACTCACTAACATCCATCTTTGGGCGTAGCACTTCACAATGTAAGTAAATAGTGATGTAGATTGTCTTTGCATTAAGaatatcattttcttttttaaagtgatAGAGACGCTTAGTCAGGTTTGGGTCTATACATTTTTCAATATATAAGAACTCAAAATCTGCCCTAACAAATTGCAGAGTTGACTTGTCAAAGCGACGGCACTGTGGATTGTGGGTAGACAGCGGTTAGGGAACATCTGGGTCGCAGAGAACcacaagataaataaatgatttaatagAACTTTTCTCTTCAAAACCTGTAATTGACACAAAAGACGTTCATCCAGCAGACAGATGGGT is drawn from Gasterosteus aculeatus chromosome 3, fGasAcu3.hap1.1, whole genome shotgun sequence and contains these coding sequences:
- the LOC120816510 gene encoding dynein beta chain, ciliary isoform X9, which translates into the protein MDVRDERLDPVRSFTLKGFRLEQETWRGVSSGDDSEMVFNSFFNTQDNTHLFIHHQDGGRLCVGLHFPQNVRTKVICVSKTGREVVTKKNVRKILIIQEVQGEDAKTAMIAVSEEVTCPLLSNPGTSRSWAVGLAEEALRSMERQRNEALVVKGQIEGRTFLAYPDALRDECLHDNALHDDSFQGDTEGRRWLDMQLLHACDSTIMEWMKLVSEVLQQDSSQLVLDGQEPLPSAEFNFWRSRLRNLHFIQQQLMSSRAQQVLSIAQSAESVYFSSLKDLHTDIQKGLDEAEDVTRNLKPVQEKLDELQQMEYQQVGDNMAAVMEEVRLVWIKSEFYCSTRVVVLLQEICTLFIQMDGDTLSWDFPSHLVFFRLDHFLLHLQGIQEVFSVSQQLHQLEWTVLSGVGGRTRTDMVQEVYQDFLCHVTVLSDLNCDPSDPDDQSFLKHRSQFWVQVSDLETRLVSVLSRAFVDCCVSSSGEKLVKMFGFILDRPLIHDQLRPHLVRLEEMVLEELDQIEQLFFSQREESDTFCMFTPSHAARLCWSQQLRRRAETTLNHHRTLQQLDLDSGDSYLVLQRFYHIEDLLQDFEDRLRSDWSSQLDSDCGFILEQPVIQNNQQGMLGVNCSHKLQVVLRELRYVSRKTDVKLRPSAARLFTFRDDITRNYLSLSHMVSCYKQVVSGVLPAELSLIQDQLQVLGLNQNLSELQRYTWGSEGLQQQVEQSRDTVLLLHSRVSQARANMDSMTRIIQGWAELHLLQRSGESLLELGDVEQSYKHIREEGEELLRLTQVNRSLYGVEDSSDSWNMYLDHLDDKVLDGLFQLVLRSLHFLLDHMDPRSCSAFLTVSLRLQETGSVFEPSVGVGLSDLLQTVISDIYTAASLPLRISGSRHSNYQVSLQQSLDLSALEQEVKNRLQQVREEAELLLTRLDRYSYLWLSDRKRVMEEFLTYSRPLGPEELEAGETPPTLNDFLREINSLNTLREEVTHLDDVVLLHSWLQVDLRAFKDSLLSVVHKWRHLYTDYLLDSVSDRLQQVTPQCDDVESASSSSFPLTETIILLEAAGVQLPDRFFF
- the LOC120816510 gene encoding dynein beta chain, ciliary isoform X6, with protein sequence MDVRDERLDPVRSFTLKGFRLEQETWRGVSSGDDSEMVFNSFFNTQDNTHLFIHHQDGGRLCVGLHFPQNVRTKVICVSKTGREVVTKKNVRKILIIQEVQGEDAKTAMIAVSEEVTCPLLSNPGTSRSWAVGLAEEALRSMERQRNEALVVKGQIEGRTFLAYPDALRDECLHDNALHDDSFQGDTEGRRWLDMQLLHACDSTIMEWMKLVSEVLQQDSSQLVLDGQEPLPSAEFNFWRSRLRNLHFIQQQLMSSRAQQVLSIAQSAESVYFSSLKDLHTDIQKGLDEAEDVTRNLKPVQEKLDELQQMEYQQVGDNMAAVMEEVRLVWIKSEFYCSTRVVVLLQEICTLFIQMDGDTLSWDFPSHLVFFRLDHFLLHLQGIQEVFSVSQQLHQLEWTVLSGVGGRTRTDMVQEVYQDFLCHVTVLSDLNCDPSDPDDQSFLKHRSQFWVQVSDLETRLVSVLSRAFVDCCVSSSGEKLVKMFGFILDRPLIHDQLRPHLVRLEEMVLEELDQIEQLFFSQREESDTFCMFTPSHAARLCWSQQLRRRAETTLNHHRTLQQLDLDSGDSYLVLQRFYHIEDLLQDFEDRLRSDWSSQLDSDCGFILEQPVIQNNQQGMLGVNCSHKLQVVLRELRYVSRKTDVKLRPSAARLFTFRDDITRNYLSLSHMVSCYKQVVSGVLPAELSLIQDQLQVLGLNQNLSELQRYTWGSEGLQQQVEQSRDTVLLLHSRVSQARANMDSMTRIIQGWAELHLLQRSGESLLELGDVEQSYKHIREEGEELLRLTQVGTSLRGRGEEQELMPLLLCSQVNRSLYGVEDSSDSWNMYLDHLDDKVLDGLFQLVLRSLHFLLDHMDPRSCSAFLTVSLRLQETGSVFEPSVGVGLSDLLQTVISDIYTAASLPLRISGSRHSNYQVSLQQSLDLSALEQEVKNRLQQVREEAELLLTRLDRYSYLWLSDRKRVMEEFLTYSRPLGPEELEAGETPPTLNDFLREINSLNTLREEVTHLDDVVLLHSWLQVDLRAFKDSLLSVVHKWRHLYTDYLLDSVSDRLQQVTPQCDDVESASSSSFPLTETIILLEAAGVQLPDRFFF
- the LOC120816510 gene encoding dynein beta chain, ciliary isoform X10 codes for the protein MDVRDERLDPVRSFTLKGFRLEQETWRGVSSGDDSEMVFNSFFNTQDNTHLFIHHQDGGRLCVGLHFPQNVRTKVICVSKTGREVVTKKNVRKILIIQEVQGEDAKTAMIAVSEEVTCPLLSNPGTSRSWAVGLAEEALRSMERQRNEALVVKGQIEGRTFLAYPDALRDECLHDNALHDDSFQGDTEGRRWLDMQLLHACDSTIMEWMKLVSEVLQQDSSQLVLDGQEPLPSAEFNFWRSRLRNLHFIQQQSAESVYFSSLKDLHTDIQKGLDEAEDVTRNLKPVQEKLDELQQMEYQQVGDNMAAVMEEVRLVWIKSEFYCSTRVVVLLQEICTLFIQMDGDTLSWDFPSHLVFFRLDHFLLHLQGIQEVFSVSQQLHQLEWTVLSGVGGRTRTDMVQEVYQDFLCHVTVLSDLNCDPSDPDDQSFLKHRSQFWVQVSDLETRLVSVLSRAFVDCCVSSSGEKLVKMFGFILDRPLIHDQLRPHLVRLEEMVLEELDQIEQLFFSQREESDTFCMFTPSHAARLCWSQQLRRRAETTLNHHRTLQQLDLDSGDSYLVLQRFYHIEDLLQDFEDRLRSDWSSQLDSDCGFILEQPVIQNNQQGMLGVNCSHKLQVVLRELRYVSRKTDVKLRPSAARLFTFRDDITRNYLSLSHMVSCYKQVVSGVLPAELSLIQDQLQVLGLNQNLSELQRYTWGSEGLQQQVEQSRDTVLLLHSRVSQARANMDSMTRIIQGWAELHLLQRSGESLLELGDVEQSYKHIREEGEELLRLTQVNRSLYGVEDSSDSWNMYLDHLDDKVLDGLFQLVLRSLHFLLDHMDPRSCSAFLTVSLRLQETGSVFEPSVGVGLSDLLQTVISDIYTAASLPLRISGSRHSNYQVSLQQSLDLSALEQEVKNRLQQVREEAELLLTRLDRYSYLWLSDRKRVMEEFLTYSRPLGPEELEAGETPPTLNDFLREINSLNTLREEVTHLDDVVLLHSWLQVDLRAFKDSLLSVVHKWRHLYTDYLLDSVSDRLQQVTPQCDDVESASSSSFPLTETIILLEAAGVQLPDRFFF
- the LOC120816510 gene encoding dynein beta chain, ciliary isoform X11 encodes the protein MDVRDERLDPVRSFTLKGFRLEQETWRGVSSGDDSEMVFNSFFNTQDNTHLFIHHQDGGRLCVGLHFPQNVRTKVICVSKTGREVVTKKNVRKILIIQEVQGEDAKTAMIAVSEEVTCPLLSNPGTSRSWAVGLAEEALRSMERQRNEALVVKGQIEGRTFLAYPDALRDECLHDNALHDDSFQGDTEGRRWLDMQLLHACDSTIMEWMKLVSEVLQQDSSQLVLDGQEPLPSAEFNFWRSRLRNLHFIQQQSAESVYFSSLKDLHTDIQKGLDEAEDVTRNLKPVQEKLDELQQMEYQQVGDNMAAVMEEVRLVWIKSEFYCSTRVVVLLQEICTLFIQMDGDTLSWDFPSHLVFFRLDHFLLHLQGIQEVFSVSQQLHQLEWTVLSGVGGRTRTDMVQEVYQDFLCHVTVLSDLNCDPSDPDDQLVKMFGFILDRPLIHDQLRPHLVRLEEMVLEELDQIEQLFFSQREESDTFCMFTPSHAARLCWSQQLRRRAETTLNHHRTLQQLDLDSGDSYLVLQRFYHIEDLLQDFEDRLRSDWSSQLDSDCGFILEQPVIQNNQQGMLGVNCSHKLQVVLRELRYVSRKTDVKLRPSAARLFTFRDDITRNYLSLSHMVSCYKQVVSGVLPAELSLIQDQLQVLGLNQNLSELQRYTWGSEGLQQQVEQSRDTVLLLHSRVSQARANMDSMTRIIQGWAELHLLQRSGESLLELGDVEQSYKHIREEGEELLRLTQVGTSLRGRGEEQELMPLLLCSQVNRSLYGVEDSSDSWNMYLDHLDDKVLDGLFQLVLRSLHFLLDHMDPRSCSAFLTVSLRLQETGSVFEPSVGVGLSDLLQTVISDIYTAASLPLRISGSRHSNYQVSLQQSLDLSALEQEVKNRLQQVREEAELLLTRLDRYSYLWLSDRKRVMEEFLTYSRPLGPEELEAGETPPTLNDFLREINSLNTLREEVTHLDDVVLLHSWLQVDLRAFKDSLLSVVHKWRHLYTDYLLDSVSDRLQQVTPQCDDVESASSSSFPLTETIILLEAAGVQLPDRFFF
- the LOC120816510 gene encoding dynein axonemal heavy chain 17 isoform X5 yields the protein MDVRDERLDPVRSFTLKGFRLEQETWRGVSSGDDSEMVFNSFFNTQDNTHLFIHHQDGGRLCVGLHFPQNVRTKVICVSKTGREVVTKKNVRKILIIQEVQGEDAKTAMIAVSEEVTCPLLSNPGTSRSWAVGLAEEALRSMERQRNEALVVKGQIEGRTFLAYPDALRDECLHDNALHDDSFQGDTEGRRWLDMQLLHACDSTIMEWMKLVSEVLQQDSSQLVLDGQEPLPSAEFNFWRSRLRNLHFIQQQLMSSRAQQVLSIAQSAESVYFSSLKDLHTDIQKGLDEAEDVTRNLKPVQEKLDELQQMEYQQVGDNMAAVMEEVRLVWIKSEFYCSTRVVVLLQEICTLFIQMSRSFLHGEDLMRPVGSELGQKMDDVTLVIWTLKSLKEAFRLCRTQLEDQRQDGDTLSWDFPSHLVFFRLDHFLLHLQGIQEVFSVSQQLHQLEWTVLSGVGGRTRTDMVQEVYQDFLCHVTVLSDLNCDPSDPDDQLVKMFGFILDRPLIHDQLRPHLVRLEEMVLEELDQIEQLFFSQREESDTFCMFTPSHAARLCWSQQLRRRAETTLNHHRTLQQLDLDSGDSYLVLQRFYHIEDLLQDFEDRLRSDWSSQLDSDCGFILEQPVIQNNQQGMLGVNCSHKLQVVLRELRYVSRKTDVKLRPSAARLFTFRDDITRNYLSLSHMVSCYKQVVSGVLPAELSLIQDQLQVLGLNQNLSELQRYTWGSEGLQQQVEQSRDTVLLLHSRVSQARANMDSMTRIIQGWAELHLLQRSGESLLELGDVEQSYKHIREEGEELLRLTQVGTSLRGRGEEQELMPLLLCSQVNRSLYGVEDSSDSWNMYLDHLDDKVLDGLFQLVLRSLHFLLDHMDPRSCSAFLTVSLRLQETGSVFEPSVGVGLSDLLQTVISDIYTAASLPLRISGSRHSNYQVSLQQSLDLSALEQEVKNRLQQVREEAELLLTRLDRYSYLWLSDRKRVMEEFLTYSRPLGPEELEAGETPPTLNDFLREINSLNTLREEVTHLDDVVLLHSWLQVDLRAFKDSLLSVVHKWRHLYTDYLLDSVSDRLQQVTPQCDDVESASSSSFPLTETIILLEAAGVQLPDRFFF
- the LOC120816510 gene encoding dynein axonemal heavy chain 17 isoform X7, with the protein product MDVRDERLDPVRSFTLKGFRLEQETWRGVSSGDDSEMVFNSFFNTQDNTHLFIHHQDGGRLCVGLHFPQNVRTKVICVSKTGREVVTKKNVRKILIIQEVQGEDAKTAMIAVSEEVTCPLLSNPGTSRSWAVGLAEEALRSMERQRNEALVVKGQIEGRTFLAYPDALRDECLHDNALHDDSFQGDTEGRRWLDMQLLHACDSTIMEWMKLVSEVLQQDSSQLVLDGQEPLPSAEFNFWRSRLRNLHFIQQQLMSSRAQQVLSIAQSAESVYFSSLKDLHTDIQKGLDEAEDVTRNLKPVQEKLDELQQMEYQQVGDNMAAVMEEVRLVWIKSEFYCSTRVVVLLQEICTLFIQMSRSFLHGEDLMRPVGSELGQKMDDVTLVIWTLKSLKEAFRLCRTQLEDQRQDGDTLSWDFPSHLVFFRLDHFLLHLQGIQEVFSVSQQLHQLEWTVLSGVGGRTRTDMVQEVYQDFLCHVTVLSDLNCDPSDPDDQLVKMFGFILDRPLIHDQLRPHLVRLEEMVLEELDQIEQLFFSQREESDTFCMFTPSHAARLCWSQQLRRRAETTLNHHRTLQQLDLDSGDSYLVLQRFYHIEDLLQDFEDRLRSDWSSQLDSDCGFILEQPVIQNNQQGMLGVNCSHKLQVVLRELRYVSRKTDVKLRPSAARLFTFRDDITRNYLSLSHMVSCYKQVVSGVLPAELSLIQDQLQVLGLNQNLSELQRYTWGSEGLQQQVEQSRDTVLLLHSRVSQARANMDSMTRIIQGWAELHLLQRSGESLLELGDVEQSYKHIREEGEELLRLTQVNRSLYGVEDSSDSWNMYLDHLDDKVLDGLFQLVLRSLHFLLDHMDPRSCSAFLTVSLRLQETGSVFEPSVGVGLSDLLQTVISDIYTAASLPLRISGSRHSNYQVSLQQSLDLSALEQEVKNRLQQVREEAELLLTRLDRYSYLWLSDRKRVMEEFLTYSRPLGPEELEAGETPPTLNDFLREINSLNTLREEVTHLDDVVLLHSWLQVDLRAFKDSLLSVVHKWRHLYTDYLLDSVSDRLQQVTPQCDDVESASSSSFPLTETIILLEAAGVQLPDRFFF
- the LOC120816510 gene encoding dynein beta chain, ciliary isoform X2; this translates as MDVRDERLDPVRSFTLKGFRLEQETWRGVSSGDDSEMVFNSFFNTQDNTHLFIHHQDGGRLCVGLHFPQNVRTKVICVSKTGREVVTKKNVRKILIIQEVQGEDAKTAMIAVSEEVTCPLLSNPGTSRSWAVGLAEEALRSMERQRNEALVVKGQIEGRTFLAYPDALRDECLHDNALHDDSFQGDTEGRRWLDMQLLHACDSTIMEWMKLVSEVLQQDSSQLVLDGQEPLPSAEFNFWRSRLRNLHFIQQQSAESVYFSSLKDLHTDIQKGLDEAEDVTRNLKPVQEKLDELQQMEYQQVGDNMAAVMEEVRLVWIKSEFYCSTRVVVLLQEICTLFIQMSRSFLHGEDLMRPVGSELGQKMDDVTLVIWTLKSLKEAFRLCRTQLEDQRQDGDTLSWDFPSHLVFFRLDHFLLHLQGIQEVFSVSQQLHQLEWTVLSGVGGRTRTDMVQEVYQDFLCHVTVLSDLNCDPSDPDDQSFLKHRSQFWVQVSDLETRLVSVLSRAFVDCCVSSSGEKLVKMFGFILDRPLIHDQLRPHLVRLEEMVLEELDQIEQLFFSQREESDTFCMFTPSHAARLCWSQQLRRRAETTLNHHRTLQQLDLDSGDSYLVLQRFYHIEDLLQDFEDRLRSDWSSQLDSDCGFILEQPVIQNNQQGMLGVNCSHKLQVVLRELRYVSRKTDVKLRPSAARLFTFRDDITRNYLSLSHMVSCYKQVVSGVLPAELSLIQDQLQVLGLNQNLSELQRYTWGSEGLQQQVEQSRDTVLLLHSRVSQARANMDSMTRIIQGWAELHLLQRSGESLLELGDVEQSYKHIREEGEELLRLTQVGTSLRGRGEEQELMPLLLCSQVNRSLYGVEDSSDSWNMYLDHLDDKVLDGLFQLVLRSLHFLLDHMDPRSCSAFLTVSLRLQETGSVFEPSVGVGLSDLLQTVISDIYTAASLPLRISGSRHSNYQVSLQQSLDLSALEQEVKNRLQQVREEAELLLTRLDRYSYLWLSDRKRVMEEFLTYSRPLGPEELEAGETPPTLNDFLREINSLNTLREEVTHLDDVVLLHSWLQVDLRAFKDSLLSVVHKWRHLYTDYLLDSVSDRLQQVTPQCDDVESASSSSFPLTETIILLEAAGVQLPDRFFF